One window from the genome of Perca flavescens isolate YP-PL-M2 chromosome 17, PFLA_1.0, whole genome shotgun sequence encodes:
- the LOC114572536 gene encoding FERM and PDZ domain-containing protein 2-like, whose product MSSTFVTLAEVLEARGGPLLEEEVWSLLLATAESLVDVSYKGQNNMYNIISPTSLLLSATGTLAFKNCGLSDEVSTFTAPEMLQGRASSTKPAIERMQVYSLGMTLYWSVDFHLPQNQPVQLSDHLNSLLLSMCEDLAHRRVNLISILEGCEFQHKATILPPPAQVIRQLVEEVFHESVDHGSLPDSHVPLSGRSQMIREKLHGKRGPLSDFSEGSGEGRRYSTDSDSKSGSLPQRPWRQRPRSSPTPLYQSSLDRLPRGVRHRDSNCSWLGRSPQHDISPKTLGRSHSPSITFSESSLSLSQRKAKYLVEE is encoded by the exons ATGAGCAGCACATTTGTCACATTAGCTGAAGTACTGGAGGCACGAGGGGGACCTCTGCTGGAGGAGGAGGTCTGGTCCCTGCTGCTGGCCACTGCAGAGTCTTTAGTGGATGTCTCTTATAAGG GTCAGAACAATATGTATAATATCATAAGCCCCACCTCCTTGCTGCTGTCAGCCACTGGTACATTAGCATTTAAGAATTGTGGCCTATCAGATGAGGTATCCACCTTCACTGCTCCAGAGATGCTGCAGGGCCGTGCCAGCTCAACCAAACCTGCCATAGAGAGG ATGCAGGTGTATTCACTGGGTATGACGCTCTACTGGTCAGTTGATTTTCACTTACCTCAAAATCAG CCAGTCCAGTTGAGTGACCATCTAAACAGCCTCCTGCTCAGCATGTGTGAGGACCTGGCCCACCGGAGGGTGAATCTTATCTCCATCCTGGAAGGCTGCGAATTTCAGCATAAAGCGACCATCCTGCCGCCCCCCGCCCAAGTCATCAGACAGCTGGTGGAGGAGGTTTTTCACGAATCA GTGGACCATGGCTCTCTGCCAGACAGTCACGTCCCTTTGAGTGGCAGGAGTCAGATGATCAGAGAGAAACTTCATG GAAAGAGAGGGCCACTTTCAGACTTCAGCGAAGGCAGTGGTGAAGGGAGAAGATACTCAACGGACTCTGACTCAAAGTCAG GGAGTTTACCTCAGAGACCTTGGAGACAAAGACCAAGGAGCTCTCCCACACCGCTGTACCAATCTTCTTTAGACCG aCTCCCTCGTGGGGTCCGTCACAGGGACAGCAACTGCAGTTGGCTTGGTAGGAGCCCCCAACACGACATCTCTCCCAAGACATTGGGCAGATCTCACAGTCCTTCCATCACCTTCAGCGAGTCCTCGCTCAGCCTGAGCCAGAGGAAAGCTAAG TATTTAGTTGAAGAATGA
- the LOC114572537 gene encoding LOW QUALITY PROTEIN: tyrosine-protein phosphatase non-receptor type 13-like (The sequence of the model RefSeq protein was modified relative to this genomic sequence to represent the inferred CDS: deleted 2 bases in 1 codon), protein MQDEQHIVLELPGSIVSRKGRSCSSQREVTVVLPNGQYVVVRCDTKSKARDVFDMVVAHANLVEHFYFGLACIDDDEYFFLDHETKISKIAPDSWKKGQIFSFLVFLRIKFFVDDMSFILHRLTRHQYYLQLRKDLLEDRLYCNEETGLFLAALALQAEFGDYMPELYGKNYYQPEHYVSKRMLEKLALPNVKEELPRLHASHAQLLPEEAETEYLKIAQQLPEYGVMFHRVGREKRTAVGELVLGVCAKGIIVYEIKNHLRTVIRRFLWRETDTISTGRRKLIIECGGPSGKKHSFITESSKIAQYLLNLCSAQHKFHSEMTSRQLNHHDTRINNTSVSLDENMDKYMSVYRCRNLDLKRMSCSEGMLHHIGLTSGQPDSLSKSCDNLTAKLEARLRQQREMRREMSRELNKELTETVDLRDMKERQCWSTPESLPRMMSSVSLQKQDSEASSSIRVDTPTRTPPEREIVCVSLKKDPKLGFGFVIVGEDNTGKLDLGIFIASIVPDGPADKDGRIKPGGRLISLNKTSLEGVTFTDAAAILQSSPEEVELIVSQPKYYLKDRRCSLSQSTLGLALERSFGSQTTLSGTEYRPVVEELEEAITLSNMATPKHSRRLHIPVVRIHDAQDVSSRSPSLLSLKTGEQFMVELKKNSGSLGISVAGGQNTNVRYGGIYIKSLVLGGAAEQDGRIQIGDRLLEVDGSNMRGVTHHQAVECLKRTGEVVNLLLEREPTVILEPRLDSPCPPLAHSSSHIQHLRTEVSMETTLSGRAKDYSFVTDENTHEVVLKKSLSGLGFSFNISQLHSGPDSGSVVRIKRLFPGQPALESGLLREGDIILSVNKEPVKDLSYQRVLFLLRGAPSEVHLLVCRPGPTVLYDADDNTLQSPTHEEDLTNTAEKSLDPHAAPAFLETQESLDGEVQSNENLPSPPRSPPSPTSPISPPSPVSPPSPASPASPTSPACGSPLALPESQPTTGKLEEQQEVDRKKNKDGKEKDEEKEDVATTTSSTVMLMDDCPKSASNYVYASGVREEADGSVTYCLMGNGLTIMADEEYLTISSTLEPLLSLPSSLATHTPTTNLTGLHSQISNNSTSFSSQNPSLSPHIPTATTSLPLSHSSDTTTTCSLAHPSQPLTTQPPKSKHHPIQQGLLPSHYKAISKNSKPIVPLPQPPDSPLTPITAQVVPSVPPCASPPALTLPPTMLPPPAQSHTQLREEAEKKEREYKYDDYEENEEEEEESRRKGLVKEFELTVVLTKSRSGSFGFTITRSKLDNCYYIQEILDNPAKSDGRLRAGDRLVTVNGHDVTNVGDDFAMTILRSSPRRLSMTLGRAVSNLVAPPSCDSLPDIVLYKTPSGQLGIKLTGGIGSKWQGIYCLQVVPGSPASEEGTVQPSDKILYICGRCTLGMTLEDAVKACEIAPRKVKLKILREDQPVNPKAKWNAEALYGTPGNFRCRSLTQEQDSCIMQVEFTKPEGGGLGFALIGGTNGSMLRVKEICSGGVAEQDGRLRVNGVIVSGLSHSKVVDILRRAEGSVQLTICRDILPLAYSESPTPPNMSAHTEAILAEQPAPVSSPDTCSSLDVMLKRPVEHPPVTSDPLVNEAGVFVTSPPPPPRRLTVVTDDTEIIQNGLVSPLPPDSPRKQIVTKLLDRSCKDIRKTKSDGWSSEEEDDDVFDATGREMTSAQTGPPIVSEEELASLALITPATTSQYSGSRVKALIQILQHQLDQQELVKEFMALEHLKPSDNCLVGKAPENRDKNRYRDILPYDETRVAIGNNQDYINASYIRMQVGDEEFFYISCQGPLPSTVPAFWQMIWENKSDVIAMMTQEVERGRIKCHKYWPEKLGVPLDSGRYQLHLENHQYLEYFHIKVIRMVEAETGETHFVHHLKFTHWPDHRVPKSSEQLVRFIRYLRAVHHMGPVTVHCSAGIGRTGVLICTDVLLCLIQNDLPINVSNIVKEMRYQRHGMIQTKEQYFFCYKVWLEVLQGILQLHGNQWQPESPRDHKVV, encoded by the exons ATGCAAGACGAACAACACATTGTTCTCGAGCTTCCAGGATCTATTGTG TCCAGAAAGGGCCGTTCGTGTTCGTCTCAGAGAGAAGTGACAGTAGTGCTGCCTAACGGACAGTACGTGGTGGTTCGCTGTGACACTAAGTCCAAAGCAAGAGATGTGTTTGACATGGTGGTGGCTCACGCAAACTTGGTGGAACACTTCTACTTTGGTCTTGCCTGTATAGATG ATGATGAATATTTCTTCTTGGACCATGAAacaaaaatctccaaaattgCACCTGACAGTTGGAAAAAAGGGCAGATTTTCTCCTTTTTGGTGTTTCTTCGAATCAAATTTTTTGTTGATGATATGTCCTTCATTTT GCACAGACTGACTCGTCACCAGTACTACTTACAGCTGCGTAAGGATCTCTTGGAGGACAGGCTTTACTGTAATGAGGAGACAGGCTTGTTTCTGGCTGCTCTTGCTCTGCAGGCTGAGTTTGGGGATTACATGCCAGAG CTGTATGGTAAGAATTACTATCAGCCAGAGCATTATGTGTCCAAGAGGATGCTCGAGAAGCTGGCCCTGCCCAATGTCAAAGAAGAGTTGCCAAGACTACATGCTAGTCATGCCCAACTTCTGCCTGAAGAGGCAGAAACAGAGTACTTAAAG ATTGCCCAGCAGTTGCCGGAGTATGGGGTTATGTTCCACCGTgtggggagagagaaaagaacagCGGTGGGAGAGTTGGTTTTGGGAGTCTGTGCCAAAGGAATCATTGTGTACGAGATAAAGAACCACCTCCGGACTGTCATCAGACGCTTCCTTTGGAGGGAAACCGACACCATATCCACTGGG CGTCGTAAACTCATTATAGAGTGTGGCGGGCCCAGCGGGAAAAAGCACAGTTTTATAACAGAAAGCTCAAAAATAGCACAGTACCTTCTGAACCTCTGCTCAGCACAGCACAAGTTCCATAGCGAGATGACGTCCCGTCAACTTAAC CACCATGATACCAG AATAAATAACACCTCTGTTTCTCTAGATGAAAACATGGATAAGTACATGTCTGTCTACCGGTGTCGTAACTTGGACCTAAAGCGGATGTCCTGCTCAGAGGGCATGTTGCACCATATAGGTTTGACATCTGGTCAACCAGACTCCCTCTCCAAGTCCTGTGACAACCTGACTGCCAAGCTGGAGGCGAGGCTGCGCCAGCAGAGGGAGATGAGGAGGGAGATGAGCAGAGAGCTGAACAAGGAGCTCACTGAAACAGTAGACCTCAGAGACATGAAAGAGCGACAGTGTTGGAG CACTCCTGAGTCGCTTCCCAGAATGATGTCCAGTGTCTCGCTACAGAAGCAGGACTCTGAAGCCTCTTCCTCTATACGAG TTGATACACCAACCAGGACCccaccagagagagagatagtctGTGTGTCCCTGAAGAAAGATCCCAAACTGGGCTTTG GCTTTGTGATAGTGGGCGAGGACAATACAGGTAAACTTGACCTTGGGATCTTCATTGCTTCCATTGTGCCTGACGGGCCCGCGGACAAAGATGGACGAATCAAACCCG GTGGACGTCTTATCTCCCTAAACAAGACTAGTTTGGAAGGAGTGACATTTACTGACGCTGCTGCCATCTTACAGAGCAGCCCTGAAGAGGTGGAGCTTATTGTGTCCCAACCTAAAT ACTATCTGAAGGACAGAAGATGTTCCTTAAGTCAAAGTACTCTCGGTTTGGCATTGGAGAGAAGCTTCGGGTCACAGACCACACTGAGTGGCACAGAGTACCGTCCTGTCGTGGAGGAACTGGAGGAGGCCATCACTCTGTCCAACATGGCAACCCCAAAACATAGCAGGAGGCTTCACATTCCTGTTGTGCGAATCCATGATGCCCAG GATGTGTCTTCTAGGTCCCCGTCTCTCTTAAGTTTGAAAACTGGGGAGCAGTTTATGGTGGAGCTGAAGAAAAACAGTGGTAGTCTTGGCATCAGTGTCGCT GGAGGACAAAACACCAATGTGCGTTATGGAGGTATTTACATCAAAAGTCTGGTGCTTGGAGGTGCTGCAGAGCAGGACGGGCGCATTCAGATCG GTGACAGACTGCTGGAGGTTGATGGGTCCAACATGAGGGGTGTGACTCACCACCAAGCTGTCGAGTGCCTGAAGAGGACTGgggag GTGGTGAACCTGCTGTTGGAAAGGGAACCCACAGTGATCTTGGAGCCCAGACTTGACTCACCCTGCCCCCCCTTGGCCCACAGTTCATCACATATACAGCACCTAAGGACTGAAGTCTCCATGGAAACGACCTTGAGTGGTCGAGCCAAGGACTACAGCTTTGTGACTGATG AAAACACGCATGAAGTGGTGCTGAAGAAGAGTTTGTCTGGCCTCGGCTTCAGTTTTAACATTTCGCAGCTGCATTCGGGTCCAGACAGTGGCAGCGTGGTTCGTATCAAACGTCTGTTCCCGGGTCAACCAGCGCTAGAGAGTGGCCTGCTGCGAGAGGGAGACATCATTCTGTCTGTCAACAAAGAGCCTGTCAAGGACCTCTCTTACCAG AGGGTTTTGTTCCTGCTACGTGGAGCTCCATCTGAAGTTCATCTGCTGGTCTGCCGACCAGGTCCTACAGTACTGTATGATGCAGATGACAACACACTG CAGTCACCCACCCATGAGGAAGATCTGACAAACACAGCAGAGAAAAGCTTGGATCCTCATGCAGCTCCAGCATTCCTGGAGACCCAGGAGAGTCTGGATGGTGAAGTGCAATCCAACGAAAATCTCCCATCTCCTCCTCGCTCACCCCCGTCGCCCACCTCACCTATATCACCTCCGTCACCAGTCTCCCCACCCTCACCTGCCTCCCCAGCATCACCTACCTCACCTGCCTGTGGCTCTCCCCTGGCTCTACCAGAGTCACAACCAACCACTGGTAAACTAGAGGAACAACAGGAAGTAGATAGGAAGAAGAACAAGGACGGGAAAGAGAAAGACGAAGAGAAAGAAGATGTTGCAACGACTACAAGCTCAACTGTGATGCTTATGGATGACTGTCCTAAGAGTGCTTCGAACTACGTATATGCCAG TGGAGTCAGAGAGGAGGCAGATGGAAGTGTGACCTACTGCCTGATGGGAAATGGACTGACTATCATGGCAGATGAAGAGTACCtgaccatcagctccacactGGAGCCTCTTCTCAGCCTTCCCTCCAGTCTGGCCACTCACACTCCAACAACCAACCTCACAGGCCTCCACTCTCAAATCTCCAACAACTCCACTAGTTTTAGCTCTCAGAATCCAAGCCTCAGCCCTCACATCCCCACTGCTACCACCAGCTTGCCCCTCAGCCACTCGTCTGACACCACAACCACTTGCTCCCTGGCCCACCCATCCCAGCCGCTCACAACCCAGCCACCAAAATCCAAGCACCATCCAATCCAGCAGGGGCTTCTTCCAAGTCACTACAAAGCCATCTCCAAGAACAGTAAGCCTATCGTGCCCCTACCGCAGCCTCCTGATTCCCCATTGACCCCCATTACAGCTCAGGTTGTCCCTTCTGTGCCTCCCTGTGCCAGTCCACCTGCCCTGACGCTGCCCCCCACAATGctgccccctcctgcccagagcCATACACAGTTGAgagaagaagcagagaagaaagaaagggaaTACAAGTATGATGATTATGAAgagaatgaggaggaggaggaagagagtcGGAGGAAG GGATTGGTTAAAGAGTTTGAGCTGACAGTGGTTCTGACCAAGTCCAGGAGTGGAAGCTTTGGGTTCACCATCACTCGAAGCAAACTGGACAACTGCTACTACATACAGGAAATACTGGACAACCCAGCCAAGTCAGATGGACGACTCAGGGCAGGAGACAGGCTTGTGACa GTAAATGGACATGATGTTACCAATGTGGGAGATGATTTTGCCATGACGATTCTCAGGTCATCTCCAAGAAGACTGAGTATGACCTTGGGGAGGGCTGTTTCCAACCTGGTGGCCCCGCCGTCCTGTGACAGCCTGCCTGATATAGTTCTCTACAAGACACCTTCAGGACAGCTAG GTATAAAGCTGACAGGAGGCATTGGCAGCAAATGGCAGGGCATCTACTGTCTGCAGGTGGTGCCAGGCTCCCCAGCCAGCGAGGAGGGCACCGTCCAACCCAGTGACAAGATCCTCTACATCTGTGGCAGGTGTACCCTGGGAATGACCCTGGAGGATGCAGTCAAAGCCTGTGAGATCGCCCCTCGTAAAGTCAAGCTTAAAATCCTCAG AGAAGACCAGCCAGTGAACCCCAAAGCTAAGTGGAATG CTGAAGCCTTGTATGGGACTCCTGGAAATTTCAGATGTCGCTCTCTCACACAAGAACAGGAT AGTTGCATCATGCAAGTGGAGTTCACAAAACCAGAAGGAGGAGGCCTTGGCTTTGCTTTGATTGGGGGAACCAATGGCAGCATGCTCAGAGTGAAGGAAATCTGCTCTGGTGGAGTAGCTGAGCAGGACGGCCGTCTAAGA GTGAACGGTGTGATCGTGTCTGGGCTGAGCCACAGTAAGGTGGTGGATATCCTGCGTAGAGCTGAAGGCAGTGTACAGCTCACCATCTGCAGAGACATCCTGCCCCTGGCCTACTCCGAGTCACCTACACCACCCAACATGTCTGCTCACACTGAAGCTATTTTAGCCGAGCAGCCGGCTCCTGTGTCCAGCCCTGATACCTGTTCCTCCCTTGACGTCATGCTGAAAAGGCCAGTTGAGCACCCCCCTG TGACTTCAGACCCTCTGGTCAATGAAGCTGGAGTGTTTGTTACctcaccacctcctccaccacGCCGACTGACTGTCGTAACAGATGACACTGAAATCATACAG AATGGTCTGGTCTCACCCCTGCCCCCTGACTCCCCCAGGAAACAAATTGTGACCAAACTTTTGGACCGGTCCTGCAAAGACATCCGGAAAACCAAGTCAGACGGCTGGAGCAgcgaagaagaagatgatgatgtGTTTGATGCCACTGGTCGGGAAATGACCTCAGCACAAACAG GCCCACCCATAGTATCAGAGGAGGAACTGGCCAGTTTAGCTCTCATTACCCCCGCTACGACCAGCCAGTATTCAGGCTCCAGGGTCAAAGCTCTCATCCAGATTCTGCAGCATCAGCTGGACCAGCAGGAACTGGTCAAAGAGTTCatg GCTCTGGAACATCTGAAGCCCTCTGACAACTGTCTGGTGGGAAAAGCCCCTGAGAACAGAGATAAGAACCGCTACAGAGACATCCTACCCT ATGATGAAACCCGTGTTGCCATTGGAAACAACCAGGACTACATCAACGCCAGCTACATCCGTATGCAAGTTGGCGATGAAGAGTTCTTCTACATTTCCTGTCAGGGCCCTCTGCCTTCCACAGTGCCGGCTTTCTGGCAGATGATCTGGGAAAACAAATCTGATGTCATTGCAATGATGACCCAGGAAGTAGAACGGGGAAGGATCAAATGTCACAAGTACTGGCCAGAGAAGCTGGGCGTGCCTCTGGACTCCGGCAGGTACCAGCTTCACCTGGAGAACCATCAGTACCTGGAGTACTTCCACATCAAGGTCATCCGCATGGTGGAGGCAGAG ACCGGTGAGACACATTTTGTCCATCACCTGAAGTTCACACACTGGCCTGACCACAGAGTGCCGAAAAGTTCCGAGCAGCTGGTTCGCTTCATCCGCTACCTGAGGGCAGTGCACCATATGGGACCAGTCACTGTGCACTGCAGCGCCGGCATCGGACGCACAGGAGTTCTCATTTGCACTGACGTTCTCCTCTGCCTCATTCAGAACGATTTACCT ATTAACGTAAGCAACATTGTAAAGGAGATGAGATACCAGCGGCATGGGATGATCCAAACTAAG GAACAGTACTTCTTCTGCTACAAAGTCTGGTTGGAGGTTTTACAGGGCATTTTACAGCTTCACGGTAACCAATGGCAACCGGAAAGCCCCCGAGACCACAAAGTAGTTTGA
- the LOC114572043 gene encoding disks large homolog 2-like yields the protein MAGEVGAEALYGTPGNFRCRSLTQEQDSCIMQVEFTKPEGGGLGFALIGGTNGSMLRVKEICSGGVAEQDGRLRVGDILLEVNGVIVSGLSHSKVVDILRRAEGSVQLTICRDILPLAYSESPTPPNMSAHTEAILAEQPAPVSSPDTCSSLDVMLKRPVEHPPVTSDPLVNEAGVFVTSPPPPPRRLTVVTDDTEIIQESCNSTPSHQACCPSLNVTDMLHGASERWKSRRERKLSLA from the exons ATGGCCGGAGAGGTGGGAG CTGAAGCCTTGTATGGGACTCCTGGAAATTTCAGATGTCGCTCTCTCACACAAGAACAGGAT AGTTGCATCATGCAAGTGGAGTTCACAAAACCAGAAGGAGGAGGCCTTGGCTTTGCTTTGATTGGGGGAACCAATGGCAGCATGCTCAGAGTGAAGGAAATCTGCTCTGGTGGAGTAGCTGAGCAGGACGGCCGTCTAAGAGTGGGAGATATTCTATTAGAG GTGAACGGTGTGATCGTGTCTGGGCTGAGCCACAGTAAGGTGGTGGATATCCTGCGTAGAGCTGAAGGCAGTGTACAGCTCACCATCTGCAGAGACATCCTGCCCCTGGCCTACTCCGAGTCACCTACACCACCCAACATGTCTGCTCACACTGAAGCTATTTTAGCCGAGCAGCCGGCTCCTGTGTCCAGCCCTGATACCTGTTCCTCCCTTGACGTCATGCTGAAAAGGCCAGTTGAGCACCCCCCTG TGACTTCAGACCCTCTGGTCAATGAAGCTGGAGTGTTTGTTACctcaccacctcctccaccacGCCGACTGACTGTCGTAACAGATGACACTGAAATCATACAG GAGAGCTGTAACAGCACCCCTTCTCATCAAGCTTGCTGCCCATCCCTCAATGTCACTGACATGTTGCATGGAGCTTCTGAAAG GTGGAAAAGTCGCAGGGAAAGGAAGCTCAGCCTTGCATGA